Proteins encoded together in one Benincasa hispida cultivar B227 chromosome 1, ASM972705v1, whole genome shotgun sequence window:
- the LOC120083979 gene encoding exonuclease mut-7 homolog isoform X2, producing MWLLMDSQNARPSFEIHIVSSIDSPEFTQLTHALTRSQLIALDAEWKPLRTPDQHSSFPRVSLLQIACQFYSEHRNDSVVFLLDLLSVPLSSVWDLLRDVFVSPHVLKLGFRFKQDLVYLSTTFSSYGGGLSGLDRYKQKGRKLHKQSKSLAAICSEVLGFSLSKELQCSDWSFRPLTEEQIAYAAMDAHCLLEIFNVFYSKVLKGDVLRNVSAVPSTEMNIGLKVILEKQDAHEKILRTKVSEASNIIRATASDFPQSMANIRGNCSASSSINCMHMDEDLQKIVKSYGEKIMLKESDKKPRTSKRKGKRSSTMKVVCSEKKIVCVEDWQGPPPWDSSFGGDGCPKFLCDVMVEGLAKHLRCVGIDAAVPFSKKPDSRELIDQACKEKRVLLTRDAKLLRHEYLLCNQIYRVKSLLKNEQLLEVIETFNLKISEDQLMSRCTKCNGRFIQKSLTTEEAVQAAKGFQKIPSCLFDRNLEFWQCMDCHQLYWEGIQYRNAIQKFIDVCKLND from the exons ATGTGGCTTCTTATGGATTCCCAGAACGCCCGGCCTTCCTTTGAAATCCATATTGTCTCTTCTATCGACTCTCCCGAGTTCACTCAGCTAACTCACGCACTGACTCGCTCTCAGCTTATTGCCCTCGACGCCGAGTGGAAGCCCCTTCGAACTCCTGATCAACATTCTTCATTCCCCAGAGTCTCGCTTCTCCAGATAGCTTGCCAATTCTACTCCGAGCACCGGAATGATTCCGTGGTTTTTCTGCTCGACCTGCTCTCTGTTCCTTTATCCTCAGTTTGGGATTTGTTAAGGGATGTGTTTGTTTCTCCCCATGTTTTGAAACTGGGTTTTCGATTTAAGCAAGATTTGGTTTACCTGTCCACTACTTTCAGCTCCTATGGCGGCGGCCTCTCTGGTCTTGATCGT TATAAGCAAAAGGGAAGAAAGTTGCATAAGCAATCTAAGAGTCTTGCAGCTATCTGCAGTGAAGTACTGGGATTCTCTCTTTCGAAG GAGCTTCAATGTAGTGATTGGTCATTTCGTCCCCTCACAGAAGAGCAGATAGCATACGCAGCCATGGATGCCCACTGCTTGCTTGAAATATTTAATGTCTTCTACTCCAAGGTTCTTAAAG GAGATGTTCTAAGGAATGTTTCTGCAGTTCCTTCCACTGAAATGAATATTGGGTTGAAAGTGATTCTGGAAAAGCAAGATGCGCATGAGAAGATATTAAGGACCAAAGTTTCTGAAGCCTCTAACATTATCAGAGCTACTGCATCTGATTTTCCACAGAGTATGGCTAATATAAGGGGAAATTGTTCTGCATCATCGAGTATAAATTGTATGCATATGGATGAAGATCTTCAGAAAATTGTCAAGAGCTACGGTGAAAAAATTATGTTGAAAGAGTCGGACAAAAAGCCTAGGACCTCCAAAAGAAAAGGCAAGAGATCATCGACTATGAAAGTGGTTTGCAGTGAAAAGAAAATTGTGTGTGTTGAAGATTGGCAGGGCCCTCCACCATGGGATTCATCCTTCGGGGGTGATGGATGCCCTAAATTTCTATGTGATGTTATG GTTGAAGGTCTTGCAAAACACCTACgttgtgttgggattgatgctgCAGTTCCATTTTCCAAAAAGCCGGACTCTAG GGAATTAATTGATCAAGCTTGCAAGGAGAAGAGAGTACTCTTGACTAGGGATGCTAAACTGTTGAGACATGAGTATTTGTTATGTAATCAAATATACAGAGTTAAAAGTCTTCTAAAGAACGAACAGTTACTCGAG GTTATTGaaactttcaatttgaaaattagtgaGGATCAGCTGATGTCTAGATGTACCAAATGCAATGGAAGGTTTATTCAAAAGTCCCTTACAACGGAGGAGGCTGTGCAGGCAGCGAAGGGTTTCCAAAAAATTCCGAGCTGTTTGTTTGACAGGAATTTAGAGTTCTGGCAGTGCATGGACTGTCACCAACTATACTGGGAG GGGATACAATATCGCAATGCAATCCAGAAGTTCATTGATGTTTGCAAATTGAATGACTAG
- the LOC120083979 gene encoding exonuclease mut-7 homolog isoform X1, with protein MWLLMDSQNARPSFEIHIVSSIDSPEFTQLTHALTRSQLIALDAEWKPLRTPDQHSSFPRVSLLQIACQFYSEHRNDSVVFLLDLLSVPLSSVWDLLRDVFVSPHVLKLGFRFKQDLVYLSTTFSSYGGGLSGLDRIEPFMDITSIYNHLQYKQKGRKLHKQSKSLAAICSEVLGFSLSKELQCSDWSFRPLTEEQIAYAAMDAHCLLEIFNVFYSKVLKGDVLRNVSAVPSTEMNIGLKVILEKQDAHEKILRTKVSEASNIIRATASDFPQSMANIRGNCSASSSINCMHMDEDLQKIVKSYGEKIMLKESDKKPRTSKRKGKRSSTMKVVCSEKKIVCVEDWQGPPPWDSSFGGDGCPKFLCDVMVEGLAKHLRCVGIDAAVPFSKKPDSRELIDQACKEKRVLLTRDAKLLRHEYLLCNQIYRVKSLLKNEQLLEVIETFNLKISEDQLMSRCTKCNGRFIQKSLTTEEAVQAAKGFQKIPSCLFDRNLEFWQCMDCHQLYWEGIQYRNAIQKFIDVCKLND; from the exons ATGTGGCTTCTTATGGATTCCCAGAACGCCCGGCCTTCCTTTGAAATCCATATTGTCTCTTCTATCGACTCTCCCGAGTTCACTCAGCTAACTCACGCACTGACTCGCTCTCAGCTTATTGCCCTCGACGCCGAGTGGAAGCCCCTTCGAACTCCTGATCAACATTCTTCATTCCCCAGAGTCTCGCTTCTCCAGATAGCTTGCCAATTCTACTCCGAGCACCGGAATGATTCCGTGGTTTTTCTGCTCGACCTGCTCTCTGTTCCTTTATCCTCAGTTTGGGATTTGTTAAGGGATGTGTTTGTTTCTCCCCATGTTTTGAAACTGGGTTTTCGATTTAAGCAAGATTTGGTTTACCTGTCCACTACTTTCAGCTCCTATGGCGGCGGCCTCTCTGGTCTTGATCGT ATTGAACCCTTTATGGATATTACGAGCATTTATAATCATCTTCAGTATAAGCAAAAGGGAAGAAAGTTGCATAAGCAATCTAAGAGTCTTGCAGCTATCTGCAGTGAAGTACTGGGATTCTCTCTTTCGAAG GAGCTTCAATGTAGTGATTGGTCATTTCGTCCCCTCACAGAAGAGCAGATAGCATACGCAGCCATGGATGCCCACTGCTTGCTTGAAATATTTAATGTCTTCTACTCCAAGGTTCTTAAAG GAGATGTTCTAAGGAATGTTTCTGCAGTTCCTTCCACTGAAATGAATATTGGGTTGAAAGTGATTCTGGAAAAGCAAGATGCGCATGAGAAGATATTAAGGACCAAAGTTTCTGAAGCCTCTAACATTATCAGAGCTACTGCATCTGATTTTCCACAGAGTATGGCTAATATAAGGGGAAATTGTTCTGCATCATCGAGTATAAATTGTATGCATATGGATGAAGATCTTCAGAAAATTGTCAAGAGCTACGGTGAAAAAATTATGTTGAAAGAGTCGGACAAAAAGCCTAGGACCTCCAAAAGAAAAGGCAAGAGATCATCGACTATGAAAGTGGTTTGCAGTGAAAAGAAAATTGTGTGTGTTGAAGATTGGCAGGGCCCTCCACCATGGGATTCATCCTTCGGGGGTGATGGATGCCCTAAATTTCTATGTGATGTTATG GTTGAAGGTCTTGCAAAACACCTACgttgtgttgggattgatgctgCAGTTCCATTTTCCAAAAAGCCGGACTCTAG GGAATTAATTGATCAAGCTTGCAAGGAGAAGAGAGTACTCTTGACTAGGGATGCTAAACTGTTGAGACATGAGTATTTGTTATGTAATCAAATATACAGAGTTAAAAGTCTTCTAAAGAACGAACAGTTACTCGAG GTTATTGaaactttcaatttgaaaattagtgaGGATCAGCTGATGTCTAGATGTACCAAATGCAATGGAAGGTTTATTCAAAAGTCCCTTACAACGGAGGAGGCTGTGCAGGCAGCGAAGGGTTTCCAAAAAATTCCGAGCTGTTTGTTTGACAGGAATTTAGAGTTCTGGCAGTGCATGGACTGTCACCAACTATACTGGGAG GGGATACAATATCGCAATGCAATCCAGAAGTTCATTGATGTTTGCAAATTGAATGACTAG
- the LOC120083988 gene encoding dof zinc finger protein DOF4.6-like, with product MDSSHWPQVEVKNMELEEEGIKAVVERKEKARKDQILNCPRCNSNNTKFCYYNNYSLAQPRYFCKSCRRYWTAGGSLRNIPVGGASRKNKRPSANFSSPPSKNNQKNYNNGDDDDHQDISQLNINTTSCSSTAANTATSCCWLSSDDTHVNNQIMLRSSGIMSQRELIPFIPMPTPAPQQPTAAATALEDFKQLSTIISTDQNGGTKLGDVPAFWNGIFGGGSW from the exons ATGGATTCTTCTCACTGGCCTCAG GTTGAAGTTAAAAACATGGAATTAGAAGAAGAGGGAATAAAGGCAGTtgtggaaagaaaagaaaaggctaGGAAAGACCAAATATTGAACTGTCCAAGATGCAATTCCAACAATACAAAGTTCTGTTACTACAACAATTACAGCCTCGCACAGCCAAGATACTTTTGCAAGTCTTGTAGAAGATATTGGACAGCAGGTGGGTCTTTGAGGAACATTCCAGTAGGTGGGGCTTCCAGGAAGAACAAGAGACCTTCAGCTAATTTTTCATCACCTCCTTCAAAGAACAATCAAAAGAATTATAATAATGGTGACGATGATGATCATCAGGACATCTCTCAATTAAATATCAATACTACTTCTTGTTCTTCAACTGCTGCTAATACTGCCACTTCTTGTTGTTGGCTGTCATCTGATGATACTCATGTGAATAATCAAATAATGCTGAGAAGTAGTGGAATAATGTCTCAAAGAGAGCTGATTCCTTTTATTCCAATGCCTACACCAGCTCCTCAACAGCCCACTGCTGCTGCTACTGCTTTGGAGGATTTTAAGCAACTTTCAACCATCATTTCTACTGATCAAAATGGAGGAACCAAATTGGGGGATGTTCCTGCTTTTTGGAATGGAATTTTTGGTGGAGGTTCATGGTAA